ataaatatatatgtactgaactgttttaaaaattgacaataataataaaaaatgtttcttgaacagcaaatcagcatattagaatgatttctgaaagatcatgtgacactgaagactggagtaatgatgctgaaaatgtggctttgatcacaggaataaaattgtaaaatatattcaaataaaaaaacagttattttaaacagtaaaaatatttcaaaattgtactgtttttgctgtattttagatcataTAAATGTAGAAGAgtagaagagacgtctttaaaaaacgttacaaatcttacggttcaaaacttttgactggtagcgtaaatGATTCGCACAAAAAATGTCAGGGtcatatttaaatgaaaaaaaaaaaaaatcattttgtatTGCATTCATTTTTCATAACAGTTTTATTGCCAAAAGAGGAAAtgcatttaaacattttactctatatttacttttttaaaattggaATAATTCTCATTGGTGATTCTcaataatgcaaaataataatatatttagctatatttttttttgttcattttaattaattattagtattattaaacacatttttttcttttttggtcacaatgtaaaaaatgcatatatataattacatctggcacacataatatatatttatatataatatactacATTGCAGATATATAGTGCTGTGTGGAAGGAGAAAGCCGTGTTGGTGAAGTGTGGTATTGAAGAGAGTATGAGAGGAGAAAACGGTCCTGATTCTCCACTACGGCATGACAACAACCTCTATGATAAACCTAGCCGTGGAACGTCCATGGATGAATTCAGAGCGATGCTGCATTCCTTTCTCAAGGTCTTTTTGTCCATTTCCTTCTTTTTTCACATTATAcacaaatataacaataaatcAGACCTGTAGTTGACACCGAAACCAATTTGATACTCGAGCTGAAGAACGCTTGTCCTTTAATTCTAGATATAGCAAAAATATTATCTCAATATTTTTCCATCTTTTGAAGTTCCAACAGTGAGTGGATGTCCcaatatttatgcatttaatttGAACCATTATGTTACTCTAAAAGCCATTGTTTTTAAGTAGATTCAAAATGTTTCCAGAGTTTTTCAGTAAACAACGATTTGCATATGTTATTTAATCATTTTGATTGATTAAAAGAAAGCATTTTAATACTTTAGAAACAAATGTGACCCAAATGAATCATTGATTCAACTTTCTGAACAGGACAGTTTAaaatgattcactaaaatgaattgaACTTATCAACTCTAATGCCATCTTTGTCAATGTAAGACATACTGCAATGATTTTCAATTTTAACTGAAATCCCCAATCAAATGTTTATCATGAATATTCACTCTTATCACCCAGCCCTCGTTATGACTGATATTGGAGATGTTTATGTCCTGCTTACTAAAGCAGAAACGGATCTAAGACATTCTTACCCTTTCTGAGCTTTCGGCTCTTCCTCAAGGTCCCCTGTAGGAGGGTGAAAATGGAGAGAGAGCGCAGGGGAGGGAGTGGGGTAATAGGGAAGAGAAGCCAAAAATAACTGAAGGAGCTTGAAAAGGTCACAGCCAGAACAATACACTCACTCTCAGTGTCACGGGGGAGAacaacactaacacacacacttaaacacaATCCACACAAAGTGCTGTAAATGGCTGTGCACGCTTCAGTATGCATACATAATGCTGATAAAGACTGTACTTAAAGATCTcatgaaataaaaatgagttgTGTAGTTTGTAGTCCATTTAAGTTAGTGTTGAGGCCAATCTGTATGCTAGTGTATTTACCCCTTATTTCCCAGGAAAACAATCcaaaaatattgacaataatCTCATACAATTTTTTCTCCAATAAAATGCTCTTTAGAACGAAAACATCCCCTTCCCCTAAATTATAAATACCACCCACTTTTGACTGGAAACAGAAAGTAGTAAATCATAGTTCATGACCGTGATGTAAGATAAAGGTTATTGatggcattttttttaaagaacaagcTGTTCAATGCCCTACCCCCAATGAAGTGcaggataaataaataatatttagtcTATAAAGGTCTAAAAATCTCTTTCTTCCTGTTCCATTCATTCACAGGACAGTGTTGGTGAGCAGTCATCTCTTAGCACTCTTGTAACTCGTGTGATTTCACTGGCGGATGTCAACAGCGATGGAAAAGTTTCATTAGCGGAGGCGAAATCCGTCTGGGCTTTGCTTCAGATCAATGAATTTGTTTTAATGGTGGCACTGCAAGATAAAGAACACGCTCCACGCTTGCTGGGCTTCTGCGGAGACCTTTATGTGACTGAACGTGTGGCACACAGCGCCCTCTTCAGACTGGAAGTGCCTGGTTGGCTGCAGCCAGTGTTTCCCGAGGCGCTGGGCGTCGCTCTAAACCAGTGGCTCGCTCCTGCATGGCCCCGCAGAGCCCGAATCACCATCGGACTACTAGAGTTTGTTGAAGAGGTATTCCATGGCGTATACGGAAGCTTCTACATTTGTGACGCAAGCCCAAGACGGGTCGGCTATAATGCGAAATACGACTTCAAAATGGCAGACCTTCAAAGCGTAGCATCGGAGGCAACTGTCAAGGGGTTCCTTCGAGGGAGGACTTGCGAGGCAAATGCCGACTGCACTTACGGACGGGATTGTACCGCAACGTGCGACCGATTGGCAAGGCAGTGCAACGTGGAGGTGGTGCAGCCCAACTTGGCCAAGGTGTGCGCGCTCCTGCAAGACTTCCTGCTCTTCGGAGCGCCGTCAGACCTGAGGGAAGACCTGGAGAAACAGCTACGCACCTGTGTGACTCTAAGCGGACTGGCCTCGCAGATGGAGGTGCATCATTCCCTTGTTTTGAACAACCTCAAAACGCTACTGTGGAAGAAGATCTCAAATACCAAGTACTCTTGAGACCGTCATAGGATGATCAAGAGAAAGGAAATGGGGAGCAAGAGAACAGATGGACACTTCCAGAGAACAAAAGTGGGGTCAGTACAGTTGTTTCAGGAGGGCTAACAGAATAGCTGAACTCTGCCAGCCACTACGGACTACAAATTTGTCGAACTTCAATTGTGAACATGGGAAGTTGGTGAATGCAAGTTCAGAAAAAAGCATATGCTACATCTCCACCTTCTGATTTAACAACTCATTTGAAGAACCTTAAACCTTATAGAAACACCTACGGAACACTCATTTTGCTCTGCCCAAAAGGCCCAAGGTGAAGACCGTCCAATGGAAACAAAGACAACTGAAAGACAATTTTTCGACCATGCAGCCCCTTGCCAAATGGGTCCTTTTTTTGATGGATGTTTGGTTAAGGATCTGGGCTGCAAGCACAAGGATAGTAGAGCCATTTCCAAGTAAAAGAAACCTAAGGAGTTTCCAAAAGGATGGTCTTGCTCTGCATCCCCTGTCTCTTTTACTTTAGTGACTCAAATAAAGACCCTTTAACCCTAACAGAAAAACCTTCGGAACAGTCCCTTTTTCCTCTTGCCAAAATATCCAAGTTGTTCATCAGAGAAAACCATCTGGAGGACATTTTTATCCCCTTCCCAAATAATGTGAGTCCTGCTTGGTGGACTTGTGGGTAATGATCTGGGGTGCAAGCACAAGGATAGGAGGGTCAGTTCCGAGATGCAACCAAGGAAATGGGAGTTTTGAGAGGATGGTCTTGCTTTACAtcaggggtctccaaactcgCTCCTTGGGGGCTGGTGTCctgctccaacttgcctcaacacacctgcctgaaaGATTCTcgcatgcctagtaagaccttgttTAGCTGGTTTAAGTGTGTTTATATGGGGTTgtagctgaactctgcaggacatcagCCCTCCAGAActgagtttggagacccctgctCTACATCTACAGACCCTCTACAGACCCTTTATCCCAAGGGTGCCCAAACATGGTCCTGGTgggctgctgtcctgcagagtttagttccaaccttaattaaacacacctcaaccagctaatcaagcttttACTAGGAATACTAGAAACCTCCCAGCAGGTGTGttaaggcaagttggagctaaactgtacAGGACATTGGCCCTCCCGGACCAAGTTTAGGCACCCCTGCTTTAACCCTATAAAAACACCTTCAGATGAATCTCTTTCCTTTGCCTGAAAGATCCAAGGTGAACTTAGAATGTCCAGTTAGGACAACTTATTTGACTGTGCAACCCCTTCCTAAATAAGTCCTTCTTGGTAAACTTTGGTTAAGGATCTGGACTGCAAGCACAAGGATTTTAGGGGTCAATTCCAAGAAGTAACCCAAGGAAAGTATTGTGTATTGTGAGTTTCAGAGAGCATGGTCTTTGCTCTACATTAGGGGTCTttaaactcggtcctggagggacGGTGTCCCTCAGAGTTTGAACTTGGAGCTaatctctgcaggacaccggccatCCAGGACCCAGTTTGGAGACCCCCACTCTACATCCACACAGTCTATTTTACTTGAGCGACTCCCCTGAAGACCCTTTAACCCTATAGAAACACTTTCAGAAGAATCTCTTTTCTTTGGCTGAAAGGTCCAAGGTGAAGTTAGAATGTCCAACTAGGAACAACTAGAGGACATTTATTTGACCATGCAACCCCCTTACAGAATGAGTCCTTGTTGGTGAACCTTTGGTTGAGGATCTGGGCTGCAAACACAAGTATAATAGGGGTCAATTTCAAAAAGTAACCCAAGAAAAGAGTTTCCAAGTGGAAGGTCTTGGTCTACACCCACAACACTCTCAAGCAAGACGTGCAACTTTTGGTTGCAACAGCAGGATTGTTCCTCGGACTCTCCTTTGAGTTGCTTCTTGAAGGATAAACTACAGCCACGCCTGTTTTAACTTTCAGCACGGCAGAAGAGGGATCATTAGCAATGTTTGAAAGCACCCTTCCTTTGAAGTCAGGAAATGTCGTCAACACTGAATTCATGAAATGGCAATGAGTGAAGGTTATATATTATGTGTTTTTACAGGGGGtatgttgtgtttgtgtgtgtgtgtgtgcttggaaggatacttttttcttttcttttttcaacgGTCTAGAGCATTCGTGATGGGATTTGTGAGATTACTTACTGTGTTTCTCAGGGTTTGTGTGTTTATGTCTGAATGTGTTTAGAAAAAGCTTACTATTAACATTAAGCCTAGATGAAATGGAATTATGGTGTCACGTTAAACAAAGTACACCGTTTGAGGAATCACAGTCTAGTGATTATGTGCAGGGATATAAACCTGAAAGTGTGTGTGCATACTATAAACACATCTCCTTGACTCACAGTAGGATTTCTAAACAGCTCTTACACTAGCATAAAAAATCAAATCGCAAATTGCATTTCATTAATACTAAACATCAGGCACATTCCTCAAATAACCAACCAGAAGTACGAAGTGCACATTTACAAACCTTCTGTTTCCTCTTTTCACTTTCAAGATCATTTGTAAGAATGATCTTGAAATGTAGTTCTTGCACAGATTCACATACACGTATGTGATTTTCAAGTTGATTTTCTGTCTTCTAGCGTGCATTAGGCTTTAGTACAATTTCACATTATGAATGAAGTGGTTTTATGTACAATTAAGTCatgtttatcattttattttgcgCTTCGTTAAGGAGAGCAGCACAAAATGCTAATTTATTTTACCTCCATCAATTTGCTCAGCTATTATTCATTGAAGAGTAAATGTTTGAAACCTAAATTGTGCGTATGTGTCTTTTTTTGGTTTTTGTTAAAGCACAGGTACACAAAGTACAGCACTTGTTCGAAGGACAAACACAACAGCAGGTATCCTTTTACCCGACCTTTAGAAAGAAACAAGGAATCAGCATATATTAGTCCAGGGAGGCCTCCCAAAACCACCTCACCTTTAAAAGGACACATTACTTACAAGACCAAAACATGTCAATTCTCATGCTGGACAAACCTCAAACAagctatcatttatttatttattaatggtaCTAATAAACAAATTCATCACGTTTCATAAAATATGCTATAATTAAACACAATATTATAGCATAgcttattttataaattaaaacaacaaaaaagaagtctcttcttaaCAGATAATCAAAATTTACAGAGAGTTTATTTTGTGTAACTGACTAGTTGACCTGTCCTTCAAAATATAGATTATTAAATGGATTATTGATTTGAGTAAAACAATTGTACAGTTTTGTGTcttgttaaaaaataaagaataaagtgtCATGCATTAATGTGGGTGATGATTAGATGATCTTGTTCAGATGTACTCCATCTTGGCCCAAAAAGCAGGTGGAGTTCAACACTTGCTCCATATGGTTTGTCACATTTCTGAAATTATTAAAGCAAAATGAAGATTAAAGCGATGCTCCGTTTTTGAGAACAAAATGCTAAACACACAGGTTTCATCGGCAGAAGAGATCACTTTTTTTGTTGCATTTTCTGCACTAATTTGAGGGAACATTTATTTTTGACACCATTTAACCCCGATGAATTAAATATTTAGTAGTCTTTATATCTTTGTATCTACAACATCTACATTAAATACTTTAAAAAgtttgcatttgtgcattttttgAGGATTATATTTGATACACCAGGCTTTTATGACACAAATAGTGTCATCTAGTGAGAATATAGAGTTCATACTATTTTAATCAGACCCAAACTAAGTAAAATTATGCAATTTGGTGCTGTTGCTAATATATATACGGCCAAAAAGTAATTCTGAAATTCTTATTGCTTGAAAATGAATTAGTTCTTTATAACAGTATAACAGACTACTTACATTAACTGCAAAGAAATGTCAGTAACATGATTTTTCTAAAAACTGATGTATGGATAATCACGTAAACCTAAGCTGCTTTAGTCCAGTAAGTGTTTGTcttaaaatattactattaaaataaatagttcATAAATAGTGTGTAAAGTTGTATGGAAACAGGAAAGATTGgtctacactatcagtcaaaagtttttgaacagtacgatttttaatgtttttttaaagaagtctcttctgcgcaccaagcctacatttgttttatccaaagtatagcaataacagtaaaattttgaaatatatttactgtttaaaataactgttttctgcttgaaaatatttcaaaatgtaatttattcctgtgatttaaagctgaatttttagcatcattactccagtcacatgatccttcagaaatcattctaattcaaaacagctgagtagaattttttcaacgtttctttgatgaatagaaagttcaaaagaacagcatttatctgaaacagaaatattttgtaacataataaatgttttagtcatcacatatgatcaatttaaagcatccttgctaaatagaagtattaatttaatttctatcatttctcccTTCAACGGTTTTAAATTTGATCATACAGTTTTCAAATTGAATAATATTAAGAATCGctgcaaatcaaaatatttgaatgatttctgaaggatcatgtgacactgaagactggagtaatgatgctgaaaattaagctttgatcacagaaatgaattacattttaaaatatatttaaatagaaagcagttattttaaatagtaaaaatatttcacaatattactgcttttggtgTTTTTtgaaccaaataaatgcaggtttggtgagcagtagagacttctttaaaagcataaaaaatcttactgttcaaaaactttctctTTTTGTTAGGTCTTAAAGATAAGGCTAAGAGCCAATCTCACAGCATTCACATCCCTGCTTGAAACAGGGTCTCATGCTGGTTTGAAGGGGCTGTcattaatactttgcactgtggAATTATAGGTACAAAGTGTAGTTTCTAGCGCCATTCTGCTCTTTGCTTCCTCATGACACAGACACAGCACACTCGGCTGTGCTGCAACGCCTCGAGGAGCAACTAAAGCTCTTGTGTGTGAATGTTTAAACGAAACTTACTACTGCAGCTTGCTGTAGAGTCGATCTTTGACCTCTGTTCAATTCACATGAAGTGCAGCTCTATTTTATCCATCCCTTGTGTCTGTTTTGGGTTAATGAGTCACATAGTTGCAAAAAAACACGTTGGAATCTACATtactcaaatacaaaaaaaacattaatgtggAATAAGGGAGTACATCGAAAGGGATTCATAGAGTAACATGGGAACTAACACACTCAGAGGTCTGGGTTGGGATATCCGGCCTCGTTCCAAGCCCCCGGTCCACCATACAGGACGGCAGGGTCGATCGCAAGCCAGTTTCTTTCTGCCCACTTTTAGCACAACACTGGCATCACTGCCAGAGTTACGTCTCATGGGGCAAAAACCCAAAGAACACACAAACTACACACCTCACTACACAAGACTGCACACATGGTGGGTAGCTCAAGtgacagaagaaaaaataatgcattaaaatccgagtgtgaaaacttttgaacagattgaagatgtgtacatttttcttattttgcctaaatatcatgtttttttttttttttcatttagtactggccttcagaagttACATAAGAtacccagaggacaaaataagttgaatttaccctgatattcaaattcaaaaagttttcaccccccagctcataatgcattgtgtttccttctgatgcatcagtgagcatttgaactttcagTAATAGTTTGTCACTAAAAAAGTAtgtaaaatgtactgttttaaatgtttttgtacaGATAATATACTATTAACCTAATATTcgttttttttacctctcttatCACCTTGAAATGTCTTTAAGATTTACTTCTGCAAAAAGTACTAACTTATCATTCAACATAATTTGAGGTGCAACATAATTAGTCCTTCAGCAGAGACCTTTAAAATATTCCTGACAAACTAAACCCTTACCTGATGGTGGTTTCCAAACAGAAAGAAAAGGTTCTTCATTCAGGGTCTGTAGTAGAATAAAAGCatacttatatatttatttcttctttttttgtgtgtgtaaatcAAACCCCTCACAACTACAGCGGGTTTAGGTCCGTCTGTGGTTCCAGATCTTTCCACTGTGATTGACAGCAACGAGTGTCAACGTTGCGCTCTCACGCCCCCTACTGACACGAGCACGCTACTGTAACCCGCGCTGCGTCAACTCAAAAGGtgtattttgaattaaaataacACCCACAGTACTAAAATAAGACAACTCAGATTTTTAAGAGTTAACGTGCATATTTAAGGTCGTTTGCACTGCACAGCAACGTTTTTATGCTTTATTAAATCAATGCCATAAGAACAAGAGGTATTACACATGATCTTATACAGTATTATTAAAGAAAATACGTGTACTGTATAcgttatataattgtatatatgaACATTTCAAACATATCAGTTATGATAAAGGTTGGATTACACGTCAGAACGTCGTGCATTTTAACTTTTTGGGTTCACATAACAGGTAATCAATGGAAATGTATTAAGAAAAACAATAAATACTTAGTTTGAAGTCATTGgatttcacattttttaattatGTGGGACCATCTTTAGttctgtatggaagcctgttgccaccagaaaataaaaaaaggtaatttctttttgactttttttccctcacaattttgactcttACAGTTGTGCatatctcgcaatactgactactttaaaataaatcaattaattctGAGAAGaacagtctgaattgtgagatgaaaaatacctttttaattaaatagcatttacctttttaattaaatataataattaaggGAAAAACCTGCATTGTGAGATGGAAACTTAGaaatttgagaaaaacatttatattgttgaatataaacttatttttctttaaatttctGAATTttcatcttgcagttctgagagaaaaaaaaatgagaaaaaagtcagaactgtgagaaagttgcaattacctttttattccatggcagaaaCAGGAATCCATAGTTCTAGTTCTAACTTTTTATGTACTGAACTTTAATCAAAATAACACATTAATATGTCTGAATTTTAACTGCAGTTACTTTTTGCACTTATATTTCCACTGAACTTTTTATGTGAGGCCAACATACATAAACACAAACTTGAGTAGAGATGTTGAGGCTCGTTGACCTGCCTCATTCTGAGGCTGAAATACCCTTGAGAAGCTCCACCTGTCTCCTCTTGTCCTTTGCTCTGTTAATGGTCATTTTAAACAGCCGGCAGTACATCTCCATGGCAACAGGGGTGTCGTCGTTGCCGGGCACTGGGTAGGTGATGAGACTAGGGTTACAGTTAGAGTCCACAATCCCGATTGTGGGAATATTCATTTTGGCCGCATCCCGGACGCCGACGTGCTGCTGGAAAACGTTATTGAGCGTGGAGAAGAAAACAATGAGGTCCGGCAGCCGGACGCCGGGGCTGTACTGGATGGGGGCGTTTGTGAGCAAGCCTCCCTTCCAGTAGCGTGTGTGAGCGTATTCGCCGCACTCTCGTGCTGTCGTCTCTATCAGCTGACCGAACTGCCGCCTGCGGCTGACGAACAGGATGATGCCGCGGCGGTACGCCACGTGAGCTGCGAAGTTCAGCGCCTGCTGGAGGTGTTCAACAGTCTTCTCCAGATCAATGATGTCTGTGTCCAGACGAGAACCAAACAGGTACGGTTCCATCAGCCTAGATAGAGAAACACACAATAGCTTTcagaaaaactgaatttttgaatatacactaccagtcaaaagtttgtgaactgtaagatttttaatgtttttaaagatgtctcttctgctcaccaagcctgcatttatttgattcaaaatacagcaaaatcagtaatattgtgaaatatttttactatttaaaataactgtttttttattcgaatatttttaaaaatgcaatttattcctgtgatcaaagctgaattttcagcatcattactccagtcttcagtgtcacatgatccttcagaaatcattctaatatactgatttgctgcttattatatattaatattattaatatttaaaacagttgagttatttttttttccaagattctttgatggaatccaagatgagcatttatttgaaataaaaagcttttgtaacattacacactatactattcaaaagcttggaatcagtataatttttgtttttgagaaagaaattatagatagtaatacttatttagcaaggatgctttaaattgatcaaaagtgatgataaagacatttatgttacaaaagatttctatatcagataaatgctgttcttctgagctttctaatcatcaaagaaacctgaaaaaaattctacttagctgttttcaacatcataaaaataataagaaacGTTTTTTGAGTAGcaagtcagaatattagaatgatttctgaagattcatgtgactggagtaatgatgctaaaaattcagctttgaaatcaaaggaataaattacattttaaaatatattcaaatagaaaactgttattttactagtaaaaatatttcacaattttacagttgagggcaaaatgaaggcttggtgaacagaaaagacttctttaaaagaacatgaaaaatcttacttttcaaaaacatttgactttggaatatatatttaaaagcatattagaatgatttctgaaggatcatgtgacactgaagactggactaaagaaaattcagctttgacatgaataaattacattttaaaatatattcacatcaaaaacagttatttcatattaaaataatatttcacaattttactgtttttgctgtatttttgatcaaatgaatgcagcctcaGTGAGCTATGCATTTAATGTCAATGACTCACCTATGCCGGCAGCCTTTTTTGTGTCCAAGATGGACACGGGCTTCAAACAGGTCCTTTATAGTGAAGAGCTCAGACAAGTGGAAATAGTCCGGTTGAGTGAGTGGGAAGTTCAGGATCTTCTCTGTGGCAGCTGAACATGTAACaaacatataaaaactaattatGAGCTATGAATAAATATTATGTTACAATCTCTTCATAAGAATCAAGTTTTTTTTATAGAGCTTTTTTCATAACATGTTTACTGCTTTACGGAAAATAGCGCATATATCAGGCAATAATACATTATGACAATGATCATCCACATGCAAGAGACCCACAtcctaaaaattaaaaatgatgctttatgtttttaaaaattattataggTGTAAAAATATTGAGTTTAGATTAAATTACAGAttacataatatcattttatttatttttaaattaattgttttatgTACTATTagtctattttaacattttaaacatgtttaaaaaatatttttttgcttttacTCTATACATTTCAACGACCCCTTGCACTTCCCTGTGTCCTAGGACACATGCATATTCTGTATGCATGTGTCATAATCACTTCATCATTATATATCAATATCATTCTTACCGTTGTCTGTCGGTGCTGGCGGTGATTTGACTGCAGCTGCTGTGGAACTGAATGTCTGTCCATGACATGAGAACACAGCAGAGGCCAACCGAGGGCCCCGGAGAACCTGCCTTACTGAAATCAATCATAttcaatgtatttattaaataaaacatacataCATGTTTATTTAGAAAGTCATTACAAAATCTCGATGGTCACGTTATGTATTATATAATTGCAAATCACAAGCAGGACTATATATTATAATCGTATTCATTTTCACTATTATACATTTTACATCATAAAATATACTTTGTacattaacattaaataaaaacacgttttatttCACCTCCAGTTAAGACGCCCGCTGCCATGTTTCCGTTCGAGCTCCGCCCACTGAGTGTAAGACTGCAGAGGATTGTGGGTAATGTTGTTCATACGCTGAATTAAAACCGTTGCATTGAAGACCGCACGAACTACAAGTACCACAACGGCCCCAGTGATTGAAACGAATCAAAACTTTATTGAAGAAACCGGTGTCAGTTTGAGTACAACGAAtactttaaataacataaataaagaACGCTGGATAAAATTAGCGTTTGGAACAGAGAGACAAGTGAAACCAAACATAAAACGAGAacaaatattctaaaatatacttcatatttatatattcatattctCCTGAACGTGAGAACCTCGTTTTCATTATATTTTCCAGTGGCTTCTATTATCTGCAATAGAACAAAacattattagcattattatatCCACCAACGCTTATCAACCAGAAAGCATCTAAATAAGTTTATATGAACATCTATAAGCTAAGCCTCAAGTAAGTGTGAATAAAGTGAGAAGAGTAAGTGTATTTACCTGGTAAAACTGACCACAAACTGCAGTCTTCGTTGGACTTTTTTGCTTCCCTACATCAAGCACAATCAAAAACTAAACCA
The genomic region above belongs to Garra rufa chromosome 19, GarRuf1.0, whole genome shotgun sequence and contains:
- the LOC141293034 gene encoding divergent protein kinase domain 1B-like — its product is MRGENGPDSPLRHDNNLYDKPSRGTSMDEFRAMLHSFLKDSVGEQSSLSTLVTRVISLADVNSDGKVSLAEAKSVWALLQINEFVLMVALQDKEHAPRLLGFCGDLYVTERVAHSALFRLEVPGWLQPVFPEALGVALNQWLAPAWPRRARITIGLLEFVEEVFHGVYGSFYICDASPRRVGYNAKYDFKMADLQSVASEATVKGFLRGRTCEANADCTYGRDCTATCDRLARQCNVEVVQPNLAKVCALLQDFLLFGAPSDLREDLEKQLRTCVTLSGLASQMEVHHSLVLNNLKTLLWKKISNTKYS
- the LOC141292636 gene encoding small ribosomal subunit protein uS2m-like; translated protein: MAAGVLTGVRQVLRGPRLASAVFSCHGQTFSSTAAAVKSPPAPTDNAATEKILNFPLTQPDYFHLSELFTIKDLFEARVHLGHKKGCRHRLMEPYLFGSRLDTDIIDLEKTVEHLQQALNFAAHVAYRRGIILFVSRRRQFGQLIETTARECGEYAHTRYWKGGLLTNAPIQYSPGVRLPDLIVFFSTLNNVFQQHVGVRDAAKMNIPTIGIVDSNCNPSLITYPVPGNDDTPVAMEMYCRLFKMTINRAKDKRRQVELLKGISASE